One stretch of Pelmatolapia mariae isolate MD_Pm_ZW linkage group LG3_W, Pm_UMD_F_2, whole genome shotgun sequence DNA includes these proteins:
- the LOC134621824 gene encoding E3 ubiquitin-protein ligase TRIM21-like, producing the protein MSAASNLRSEDQFLCSICLDVFTDPVSTPCGHNFCQTCISQHWDMNQSCQCPMCKETFSTRPQLRVNTFISEMVAQFRREAQQKASSSSSEQQAAKPGEVPCDICTGTRLKALKSCLVCQTSYCQTHLEPHLTVKGLKRHQLIDAVENLEGRMCTKHDKLLELFCKTDQTCVCMLCSVLDHKNHEFVPLREEYEGKKAELEKTEAEIQQMIQKRRLKIQEITESVKMSKDAADRQKAEGVQVFTALMESVERRLKELMKEIEDKQETTEKQAEGLIKDLEQEISELMERSSEVEQLSRSEDHLHLLQSFSSLKAAPPSKDWTEVRVHPPSYEGTVGRAVAQLEETIRKLMKKKLFEAELQRVQQYEVDVTLDPDTANSWLILSDDGKQVYCGDVRKNLPDNPERFSYYGMVLGEQSFSSGRFYFEVQVKGKTDWALGVATESINRKRKVTLKPQDGLWTVCLRNGNEYIACADSPVDLCLHPGPEKVGVFVDYEEGLVSFYDVGAAALIYSFTGCSFTHKLHPYFTPNPNYGGKNSAPLIICPVNQTESIND; encoded by the coding sequence ATGTCTGCTGCCAGCAATCTGCGATCTGAAGATCAGTTTCTGTGCTCCATCTGTCTGGATGTGTTCACTGATCCAGTCTCTACACCATGTGGACACAACTTCTGCCAAACCTGCATCAGTCAGCACTGGGACATGAATCAGAGCTGTCAGTGTCCCATGTGTAAAGAGACTTTCTCCACTAGACCTCAGCTGAGGGTCAACACCTTCATCTCTGAGATGGTTGCTCAGTTCAGACGTGAAGctcagcagaaagccagcagcagcagctcagagcaacAAGCTGCCAAACCAGGAGAAGTTCCCTGTGACATCTGCACTGGAACCAGACTGAAGGCCCTGAAGTCCTGCCTGGTGTGTCAGACCTCCTACTGTCAGACTCACCTGGAGCCTCATCTGACAGTGAAAGGCctgaaaagacatcagctgattgATGCTGTGGAGAACCTGGAAGGCAGGATGTGCACGAAGCACGATAAACTTCTGGAGCTGTTCTGTAAGACCGACCAGACATGTGTCTGCatgctctgctctgttttagACCACAAGAACCACGAGTTTGTTCCTCTGAGAGAAGAATATGAAGGAAAGaaggcagagctggagaagacAGAGGCTGAGATTCAGCAGATGATCCAGAAGAGACGACTGAAGATTCAGGAGATCACAGAGTCGGTGAAGATGAGTAAAgatgctgcagacagacagaaagcagaaggtgTTCAGGTCTTCACTGCTCTGATGGAGTCTGTTGAGAGACGCCTGAAGGAGCTCATGAAGGAGAtcgaagacaaacaggaaactacagagaaacaggctgaaggtctcatcaaagatctggaacaggaaatctctgagctgatggagagaagctctgaggtggagcagctctcacgctctgaagaccacctccacctcctccaaagcTTCTCCTCCCTGAAAGCTGCTCCACCCAGCAAGGACTGgacagaggtcagagttcatcCACCATCATATGAGGGGACTGTGGGGAGAGCTGTGGCTCAGCTGGAGGAGACAATCAGGAAACtcatgaagaagaagctgtttgaGGCTGAGCTGCAGAGGGTGCAGCAGTATGAGGTGGATGTGACTCTGGATCCTGATACAGCAAATTCCTGGCTCATCCTGTCTGATGATGGAAAACAAGTTTACTGTGGTGATGTGAGGAAGAATCTTCCAGACAACCCAGAGAGATTTTCTTACTATGGTATGGTTTTAGGAGAGCAGAGTTTCTCTTCAGGCAGATTTTACTTTGAGGTTCAGGTTAAAGGAAAGACTGACTGGGCTTTAGGAGTGGCCACAGAGTCGATCAACAGGAAGAGAAAAGTCACACTGAAACCTCAGGATGGTCTCTGGACTGTGTGTCTGAGAAATGGAAATGAGTACATAGCTTGTGCTGACTCTCCAGTTGATCTCTGTCTTCATCCTGGTCCTGAGAAGGTGGGGGTGTTTGTGGATTATGAGGAGGGTCTGGTCTCCTTTTATGATGTaggtgctgcagctctgatctaCTCCTTTACTGGCTGCTCCTTCACTCACAAACTCCACCCATACTTCACTCCCAATCCTAATTATGGAGGTAAAAACTCTGCACCTCTGATCATCTGTCCTGTCAATCAAACTGAGTCGATCAACGACTGA